TTCCCGATCTCCTTTCCATTTAATTCCCATCTCCGCCCCTCCCTTTTCTATCCAATCCATGCTCTCCACGTGTCTTTTCCTTTGTCTTTTCTTCACCTCCTGTTGTATCTCTCCGGTGACAACAGCGCCTCGGGATCCCCACACCTTAGTCTGCTCGACGAGAATGCTGCCACCGATGATCTTTGGAACATTGGACTCGCCATCGACTTGCTCCGCCTTGATGATCCTCCTCCTCCGCTGCCTGTTGGGTATCGCTCCGATAAGGGGAAGAATCCTCCTCTCCTTCTGAAAAATGGTGATTTCATGCCTTTGTAATGTCTAAATGAGAAAACTCTATGCTTTGATAACGATCCAAACGGCGATGAACGTTTACTCCAGAAGCTTCCCCTCCGGTAACGCCAAGGTGACGTTGTCGTTGGTTCCATCACCAACATCCTCTCCGATGCTAAGCTGCGCTCAAACCCGAAGGAATAGGACCGTTTCAACAAGAAATCACAGCCAGTGTATCGATCCTCAGATTGACTGTAATTGTTGAAATTATTACTGTTTCTTCTCGACGACGATTCTTCAATACACGGAGTGATCTCCGTCACCGTCGTTATGGTGGTTGTTGCTGTGTTGCCAGTATGAGAAGGAGGAGGAGTGTGAATTATGGATTCGGGCCCAATACTATGCAGAATTGTGTCATCAAGGCTAGGTCTGATTCTAGAGGCCATCACCGGTGTAAAAGGGGAATCCGACCGGAATATTCTGGCACGGCAGAGAGGGCAGTTAGCGTGAGACCTTAGCCAGATATCGATACAATCGACGTGAAAGGCGTGAGAGCAAACAGGAAGTGTACGGACGTAATCGTTATCTTCGAACTGCAGTAAGCAGACAGCACAGTCTTTACTGTTACTGCTCTCTTTGTGAAAGCCATTTTTGGTGGTGTAGACGAAGAGAGGCAAAGTCTTTATAACGGACTCATCAAGTCCATAAGGCGAATACACATGAAAACCGTCAGGTGAGTCAAAGGGAGGCGGCGGGGAGTCGAGGTCGCCGCTGGAGGAAGGGATGTAACGGAGGCGACGACGGCGACGCCACCTTCGCCAGCGGCGGAGCACTCGGATGAGGTAACGAGAAATCAAGCGAGAGTACGTGATTACCAAAAAAGCTGCGGCGACCACTACTACCATGGCTATCAAAGGTGGG
The Hevea brasiliensis isolate MT/VB/25A 57/8 chromosome 15, ASM3005281v1, whole genome shotgun sequence genome window above contains:
- the LOC110665073 gene encoding RING-H2 finger protein ATL65; translated protein: MAFRTFAPSPSPAHHHSQWAPSPAAAVTGTTVSTPNQSSPPPSNSKLPVDFSPPLIAMVVVVAAAFLVITYSRLISRYLIRVLRRWRRWRRRRRLRYIPSSSGDLDSPPPPFDSPDGFHVYSPYGLDESVIKTLPLFVYTTKNGFHKESSNSKDCAVCLLQFEDNDYVRTLPVCSHAFHVDCIDIWLRSHANCPLCRARIFRSDSPFTPVMASRIRPSLDDTILHSIGPESIIHTPPPSHTGNTATTTITTVTEITPCIEESSSRRNSNNFNNYSQSEDRYTGCDFLLKRSYSFGFERSLASERMLVMEPTTTSPWRYRRGSFWSKRSSPFGSLSKHRVFSFRHYKGMKSPFFRRRGGFFPLSERYPTGSGGGGSSRRSKSMASPMFQRSSVAAFSSSRLRCGDPEALLSPERYNRR